Proteins encoded within one genomic window of Argiope bruennichi chromosome 7, qqArgBrue1.1, whole genome shotgun sequence:
- the LOC129975335 gene encoding myosin-J heavy chain-like, giving the protein MADLHRESLLKLTVAALKDELFSRNLPTSGLKDDLIERLREALEREQSCGGISDNVGETNELSKKAAEEKQKEESALEDKLTQLLSFMTEMKAGQVEMKTEMKAGQVEMKAGQAEMKSEMKEINNAVKVANARVEEFEGRLEEMEKKFEKLKQEMEVQVTEESRESYETPQEFRLAAANQSQNARYMPVVNRPCMKLLPYDGQTSWQVYKTQFAIVAEANGWDPITKARQLASSLRAEAADILRTIPDNEQLNFDALSSALELRFGEKCLKDYSRLQLKTRQQKPNETLQDLATDIEKLSHLAFSDCPTEVRETLAVQYFVDGVRDVEIQKALRMAETKDLKSGLVYAIKFEAAQQASRRDRHFIRGAEVKRDEDPLLKVMTQLLEEFRGMKQRSGEETGKFKRNNARCWKCGAEGHLQRQCQARQDQRPRSLSRNNTQEN; this is encoded by the coding sequence ATGGCTGATCTTCATCGAGAATCTCTGTTGAAACTCACTGTGGCCGCATTGAAAGACGAACTGTTTTCGAGGAATTTGCCCACATCAGGACTGAAAGATGACTTGATCGAACGTCTTCGAGAAGCTCTTGAAAGAGAGCAAAGTTGTGGTGGTATATCCGACAACGTTGGTGAAACGAATGAGCTGAGTAAGAAAGCTGCGGAAGAAAAGCAGAAGGAAGAATCCGCATTGGAAGACAAATTAACGCAACTTTTGTCATTCATGACAGAAATGAAAGCTGGACAAgttgaaatgaaaacagaaatgaaagcaGGACAAGTCGAAATGAAAGCAGGACAAGCAGAAATGAAATCTGAGATGAAGGAAATTAATAACGCCGTGAAGGTAGCCAATGCTAGAGTAGAGGAATTTGAAGGAAGATtagaagaaatggaaaagaaatttgagaaattgaagcAAGAAATGGAAGTTCAAGTTACTGAAGAATCAAGAGAGTCCTATGAAACTCCTCAAGAATTTCGATTGGCTGCTGCAAATCAATCTCAAAATGCTCGATATATGCCTGTTGTCAACAGACCCTGTATGAAATTACTGCCGTATGACGGACAAACATCTTGGCAGGTGTATAAGACGCAGTTCGCCATTGTCGCAGAAGCTAATGGCTGGGACCCAATTACCAAAGCTCGCCAATTGGCTTCTTCTCTCCGAGCCGAAGCTGCAGATATACTGAGGACCATTCCCGATAATGAacagttaaattttgatgctCTTTCAAGTGCCCTAGAGTTGCGTTTTGGCGAGAAATGCCTGAAGGATTATAGCCGACTTCAGTTAAAGACTCGCCAACAAAAACCCAACGAAACCCTTCAAGATCTCGCAACGGACATTGAAAAGCTGTCCCACCTCGCCTTCTCCGATTGTCCTACTGAAGTAAGAGAGACTTTAGCTGTGCAGTATTTCGTCGATGGCGTCAGAGACGTAGAAATACAAAAGGCACTACGAATGGCGGAAACTAAGGATCTGAAGTCCGGTTTAGTCTACGCGATCAAGTTTGAAGCGGCACAACAAGCATCGAGAAGGGATCGTCACTTTATCAGAGGTGCGGAGGTGAAACGAGATGAGGATCCTTTACTTAAAGTTATGACACAACTGTTAGAGGAGTTCCGGGGGATGAAGCAGAGGTCTGGAGAGGAGAcaggcaaatttaaaagaaacaacgcCCGTTGCTGGAAATGTGGAGCAGAAGGCCATCTCCAAAGGCAATGCCAGGCTCGCCAAGATCAACGGCCTAGGAGCCTGTCGAGGAATAATACTCAGGAAAACTAG